TCGCGCGCGACCTTCATCGCCGTGGGCGACTTCGACGTGGATGCGATGGAGGCCAAGGTGCGCGCCGCCTTCGCCGACTGGACGCCCAAGGCCCCGGATGGCCCGGAACCCGATCTGGGAACCGTCGCCGCGCGCCAACCCCAGACCAGCATCATTGTCGAGCCGGGCATCCAGTCCTCTATCCAGATCAATTGGATCAAGGCCCCAGACCTGAACCCCGACACCGTCGCCGAGCGTGAGGCCGACATCCGTCGCGGCCTGGGCATGGCGGTGTTGAACCGTCGCCTGGGCGAGATCGCCCGCGCCGACAATCCGCCCTTCATCGGCGCCGGCGCCGGCTATCAGTCGCTGTTCGACAGTCTGGACGCCGGCGTCCTGTCGGTCGCCTTCAATCCCGGCGGCTGGAAACGCGCGCTGGAGACGGTTGAGCAGGAAAGCCGCCGCCTGGCCCAGTACGGCGTGACCGAGGCCGAGCTTCAGCGCGAGATCGTCAACACCCGCACCACGCTTCAGAACGCCGTCGCCTCGGCCGCGACGCGCTCGACGTCGGTCCTGGCCTCGGCCCTGTTAAGCGCGGTGAACGAGGATCAGGTCTTCAGCGCGCCTCAGACCAATCTGGACCTGTTCAACAAAGCCGTGGACGGCCTGACTGTCGCTCAGGTCGACCAGGCCGCCCGCACCGTGTTCGAAGGTCAGGGCCCGCTGGTCCTGTTCAGCTCTCCGGTCCCGGTCGAGGGCGGAGAGGCCGCCGTCACCGCCGCGCTGGAAGCCTCGCGCAACACCCCCGTCCAGGCCCGCGCCGCCGAGGCGGAATTGAAATGGCCCTATGACAGCTTTGGCGCCCCGGCCCAGCCGGCCGCGCGCAGCGAGGTCGCCGACCTGGGGGCCACCCTGGTCCGCTTCCCGAACGGCACGCTGCTGAACATCAAGAAGACCGACTTCCGCGCCGATCAGGTGTTGGTCAGCGCTCGCACGGGTCTGGGCGAACTGGGCCTGCCCGCCGACCGGCTGACGCCCGTGTCGATGGCCAGCACGATCCTGACCGCCGGCGGTCTGGGCAAGCTGAGCCTCGATGAGATGAACCGCGTCCTCAGCGGTCGCACCTACAGCGCCTCGGTCAATCAGGCGACCGACGCCTATGTTTTCTCCGGCGCGACCAAGCCCGCCGAGCTTCAGCTGGAGCTTCAGGTCCTGGCCGCCTATCTGACCGATCCCGGCCTGCGCGCCGCGCCGTTCGAACAGACCAAGGCCGTGTTCCCGCAGATATTGGCCCAGCTGGGCGCCACGCCCCGCGGCGTGTTCCAGCGTGACGCCTCGGGTCTGCTGGCCAGCGGCGACGTGCGCGAAACCACCCCGACGGCCGATCAGGTCGCCGCCATCCAGATCGACGATGTGCGAAGCGGCGTCCGCTCGGCCCTGGCCCAGGGTCCGGTCGAGATCACGGTCGTCGGCGACGTGGACATCGAGGCGGTCATCGCCGCCGTCGGCGCCACCTTCGGCGCCCTGCCCCCGCGCGGGGCGGCCCCCACCCCGCCCGCCGGCTCGGCGGAACGCAGGTTCCCCGCGCCGACGGCTGCGCCGGTCCAGCTGCACCACACCGGCCCGGCCGAACAGGCGCTGGGCTTCGTCGCCTGGCCGACCACAGACCAGGTTCACGACCGCAAGACCGCCCGCCAGCTGTCGATCCTGTCGGACGTGCTGCAACTGCGCCTGAACGACGAAATCCGCGAGAAACAGGGTCTGGCCTATTCGCCCAGCGCCGCCTCAACCTCGTCCAACGTCTTCCCGGGCTACGGCTATATCGCCGTGACCGCCGAGACGCCGCCTGCGGCCCTGCCCAAATTGT
Above is a genomic segment from Candidatus Brevundimonas colombiensis containing:
- a CDS encoding insulinase family protein, with product MRSARRLLLVAASGLALSAGLVSIANAQSQAAPVAASTAQVAPSNPWAQATSDIPADPAVRYGLLPNGMRYALLHNATPPGQASFRLRIDAGSLMERDDQKGLAHFMEHMAFNGTKDVPENEMMRILERLGLAFGADTNAFTSFDQTAYMLELPNTKDETVDPSLHILREMMSAALMAPDAIDSERGVIVGEERTRDTPQFRVLKTQLGLLAPGQRLSQRLPIGDLDIIRTAPRQQFVDFYDAYYRPSRATFIAVGDFDVDAMEAKVRAAFADWTPKAPDGPEPDLGTVAARQPQTSIIVEPGIQSSIQINWIKAPDLNPDTVAEREADIRRGLGMAVLNRRLGEIARADNPPFIGAGAGYQSLFDSLDAGVLSVAFNPGGWKRALETVEQESRRLAQYGVTEAELQREIVNTRTTLQNAVASAATRSTSVLASALLSAVNEDQVFSAPQTNLDLFNKAVDGLTVAQVDQAARTVFEGQGPLVLFSSPVPVEGGEAAVTAALEASRNTPVQARAAEAELKWPYDSFGAPAQPAARSEVADLGATLVRFPNGTLLNIKKTDFRADQVLVSARTGLGELGLPADRLTPVSMASTILTAGGLGKLSLDEMNRVLSGRTYSASVNQATDAYVFSGATKPAELQLELQVLAAYLTDPGLRAAPFEQTKAVFPQILAQLGATPRGVFQRDASGLLASGDVRETTPTADQVAAIQIDDVRSGVRSALAQGPVEITVVGDVDIEAVIAAVGATFGALPPRGAAPTPPAGSAERRFPAPTAAPVQLHHTGPAEQALGFVAWPTTDQVHDRKTARQLSILSDVLQLRLNDEIREKQGLAYSPSAASTSSNVFPGYGYIAVTAETPPAALPKLFETVDAIAADLRDHPVSEDELNRARRPAVERIRRNMADNGYWLTQLSKAQSDPAGLDQTRNQLSTLEAVTAADLQTLARQYLKPDAAWRAEVTAQVATQAAAQ